The genomic segment CTTCGTGGGGATCAAGTTTCCATTTTACCTCATTGAACTTGTGCAATCCCAACAGATTTGATGAAATAAAAAGTAACGCATATTTATTTCCACAGCTTTGATTTTGAAGAATGAAATAACCTGAATAGTATCCCAGACTAATAAATCTTTCATTAATTGAGTATACAAACTGATAAACATCTGAACAAGACGATGAATCTCCAATAAAGTCTTTCCATTTCTCCAATGACGTATTTACAGGGATTGTATTAACAAACCTATACATTGATGTCGCAGGTAGAAAAATCATGATTTCAGCATTTGGATTAGCTTTCAATAGTAGTAAATCAACGGGCTGGGCATTACTGTAACCAAAGGGATCGATAAAGAACAGAGTTTTAATTGTATTGATATTACTGATAATCTCTTGCTGCTTAGCAAGTTCGATTAAGGCATCCTCAAATTTTGTACAAGTGATATCATAATTGATATTCGCAGGGAGCGAGATTAAATTGATGCGCCTTTGCAGTTCGTCGCAATACTCTTGTTCTTTGTCGCTAAAATGTATATAATACTGCTTCGAACTAGGATAATCTGTGCAGATACTAATAACCTGATTTAATGCAATTAAAGCACTTCCACGTTGACCATCATCTGTTTCACCCTTCCCACAGAACAAGTCGTAGATGTGAATGCTATGAATATATCGTATCGTAGTCAGTATAGATAAGTAGCACTCTAAATATTTATTATAAAGTAGCAATTTCACTCTCGTATGCTCTTCAAGAGAGCCAAAGAAATCTGTACTAGGCATTTTCGTTCCAGAGTTTGTTGATACGGTCTTTAATCTTTTGCTCATAAAGAGCGATTAACTGACGGTTGGCATTCACAAGTTTTTGCTCGTTTTCTATCCGGTCAACAATAGCTTGTTGAATAGGCAATTCGGGAAGGGGGATTTTATAATTCTTAACAAATTCCTTAGGGATTCTCTGTAATCCGCCAGTACCTGTCATGTTTAGAATTGCTAAAGATTTGAAATCTGAGCTGGTTAGGAAAAAGTAAATCCACTGTGGTAAAACCCTATCAGAGCACCTGAAAACGTAAAATTCACTTGAACCAAAACCTATGCTGTTTACTAAGTTCTGCGCTATGCCAGCTTTGCCATTTTCAAAACAAGGAGTAACCTTAGCTAAAATTACATCGCTGTCCCTAAAGTATGTGTAGCTTCCCATTAATATCTCACGAATAGGTTTTGATATTTGCGCATCAAACGACATTCGATTTGCCCCCAAATCGCTCATTGGTACAAAAGATACAATAGTATCTTGAGATAATCCATAGATTTCACTTTTTAATGGGTTTACAACTGTCACATCTTGTAATGAATACAACTCCCACTCAGGATCGATATTGATGTGGGGTTTCCAATTTTCTACTACTTGTTTAGCACCGTCGATGATCTTCTGATAGGAGTCCAGCTCTGCTGCAATCTCTTGCTGAACTGAAAGGGGTGGGAGGGGGATTGGTAAATTGGAATACTGCTGTGCGTTAATATTGGATATTGTACCTGTTTTTGATTGACTCGTAATCCACTGTGCATAGCTCTCTGACTTAGTAAGATAGAAAATGAATCCTGGTAGGGCTTTATTACGATCTATTATGAATCTGATAAGATAACCAGCGAAGATGTATCTACCCTTCTGTCGGTGTAAATATGCTCTACCTACTGACCCTGACCTTGCGAATAGTAAATCATCTTCGTTCAATAAGTACTGATCTTCAATTTCTGAGGGAGACACCTTTTCGGTATCTTTCAAATTCCCATCATTATAAATATCAGTAATTCGTATGTACCTTGTCTCTCCATCAAAAGCAGCTTTTGAGGCTCCCGATCCATATTGAGCTTTCTTTGAACATATATCCTCGAGCCGTACCGTTTCATAAGTTAAGCAATTTGATGCTGGTGAAATATACCTCTCCCCACTCAGATTATAATCCCCACTATCAGCTAACTTTGACTTTTCGACAAGGATTACATTTTTATCCGGGACAATGTACTCTTTCTCTGTTAGCACTGTTTCCTTGTAAGTCATAGCATTGGCAAAAGCAGCGGGCAGGTCATTAGCTTCTATGGGTCTTCTTTGAGCACCCAGATCAAAGCCATCGTTGTTTACTTTGAGGAAGATGATTTTATCGGTCTTTTTTGCCAGAGCTTTGTCAATCCAGAGGATGGAGGTCTTAACCCCGGAATAGGGGTTGAAAACACCTCCAGGCAGAGAGATCACCCCCACCAGATAGTTTTCTTCTACCAATAGCTTACGCAGTTGTTTATAGGCATTACTACCCTGAAAGATGATGCCTTCCGGGACAATGATACCGGCTCTACCATTGTTGGTAAGGTGTTCCAGCATATAATCCACAAAGAGGACTTCGCTGCGTTTTGCCTGGATGCTAAAGCGTTGATGGGGTCGGATACCTCCCTTGGGAGTCATAAAGGGAGGATTTGCCAGAATCACATTTGCATACTCATTCCAGCGTTCAGTGCTGGTGAGTGTATCATACTCATAGATTTGAGGAGTATTAAAGCCGTGCAGATACATATTGACCAGCGAGAGGCGCACCATCTCAAAGGCAATGTCATAACCTTTCAGGTTTTTGTGCATGAAGGCTCGCTGATCGGGTGTGAGCAGGTCGCCAGCGTATTTCTTACCATTTTGAATGACCAATTCATCCAATGGAATGCCGTGCGTGGCGAAGGTATGAGGATCCTTGTCTTTATCGTAGTTTGAGCTATTGGTCTTGATGATGTGTTTGTAGGCAGAGATCAGGAATCCTGCTGTTCCGCAGGCAGGATCAAGGATGCTGTCTTCTCTTTGGGGATCGATCAGTTCCACCATAAAGTCAATGATATGACGCGGCGTTCTAAATTGTCCGGCATCACCTTGTGAGCCAAGAACAGCAAGCAGATATTCAAAGGCATCGCCGAGTTTTTCACTATGTTCATAAGTAAACTCGTCTATGCACTTCAGGAAGAGTTTCAGCGTTTCAGGATCACGATAAGGCAGAAAAGCGTTCTTGAAGATATCTCTGAACAAAGCGGGTATCTGCGCGTTGTTTGGTATCTTAGCCAGTGCATCCTGATAGAGCATGACTCTGCCTTCCCCACTCAGTTTTGGGTCAAAAAGCTTGTTCCAGGCATAGGGTGCAAAGTCTTTGGCAAAGTATTTGGGATTGCCTCCCAGTTCGATGGATTCATTGTCCATATCATACATGAATTTATAGATCAGAGCAATGGTGATTTGTTCCACCTGAGAGCTGGGGACTGGCACTTTGCCGACCAGAATATCTTTGGCATCGTCAATCTTCTTTTTGGTGATAGAGTCGAGCATTTATTACGTCCTATTTATTCGTGGTGGGACTGGATTCCAGTCCCAGCCTGCGCTGGGATGACGGCTGGAATGACGGGGTGGCTACGGAAAGACTCACAGTTTTCACTCTCATCCCTACATATACCGGTTTAGGATCACATAGTCCTTGATGTATTCCGGAATGGCTATTCGCCAGCTATCTTTGACCGCTCGTAAGTCCTTCATGGCAAATCGAGGATAGGTATTCAGCTCTGCATAGTCTTTATGATCGATGATATCTCTCAGCCTGTTGTCGGTCACGTATGCTTTGAAATAGTATTTGAGGGCGGGGATATTATCCGTTGATTTTGGTTTGTAAATTGAGATGAATTTATCGAATTCGGTATTGAGAAGCTCGTCTTTTGATTTGAAGCCGGGAATCAAGCCAAAGGCTTTCTCTACTATCTCCCGAAGGGTCAGTCTGCGATCTAATTGTAAGGAATGGCGGAGTTTCTCCAGAGTGAAATGCTCTTCAGGCTTATCGATCATAGTTTGATTGATATAATCCAACACAAAGTCCCATTTGCCATCGTCAACGCCTCGTTTGACGACCGGGTCTTGCTTGATCTTCTCTTCAAACTTCTGGAAGAACATCCTGTCTATCTTCATGCCATCGGCACTGATAACTTTGCGGTCAATCTTGGTCAAGGGATCGGGAGTGTGAATCTCAGCACCAGTCACTTGGGGCTGAGGAGGTTCTCCGCCAACAGGTGTGCTGGTTGTTGCACCGTTATCCGGAAGAGCCAGTACTTGGTCATAGTCAAATTTATCTTCAAAGTACTCGCATACGGCAAAGAAATCAAAGAGGATGAATCCTGTTTTGATCTTGTCTTTGTGGAGTTCTTTCAGAGCAGGATCGATATATTGTTCACAGAAATCGTGTTTACGGGTACCTCTGCCTTTGATCTGAACAAACTCAGAAGGTGAGAAAATTGGACGCATCAGAGCAATGTTCAGGATATCCGTGCAATCGTATCCGGTGGTCATCATGCCTACTGTTACGCAAACTCTGGTCTTTGAGGTTCTGTAATCTGAGAGAAAACCGGCATTACCAGATAAGTTGTTATTGGCAAAATTGATGGACATCTGCTGAGCTGTGGGGATAATGGATGTTACCTGCATGGCAAAGTCGGAATTGTATCTGCCCGGGAACATCTTATCAGCCATCACATTAAGGATTTGAGTAATCTTGGTAGCGTGTTTTTGACTAACCGTAAAGATAATAGACTTGCCGATCTCTCCGCTGATAGGATCATACGCGGCGTTGTCCATGAAGGCACGGCAGAGAGTGATATTGGTATTACGAGAGTAGAAACGCTTTTCAAAGTCTTTCTCTTCAAAATAAGTAATCGTGTCTTCACCTTGGGGGTTGGGCTCCACATAGGCATAACCCTGATCTGATAGTAGCTGAGTGGTAACCTGGGAGCGGGCATCAATCACCGTAGGGCTTACCAGATAGCCATCTTTGACGCCATCCACGAGGGAATAGCGAAATGTGGGGGTACCGCTTTTACAGCCAAAGGTCTCGTAAGTATCCAGCAGTAATCTGCGCTCATAATCCCGGGGGCTGTTACCATCAGGAACTGCGTTTTTGATGTAGTCTTTGGGGGTAGCAGTCAAGCCCAGTTTATACCCAACAAAGTACTCAAAGACGGCTCTGGCATTACCACCAATGGAGCGATGCGCCTCATCAGAGATTACCAGATCAAAATCCGTGGGGCTGAACTGAGTTCGATACTTATCACCAGATAGAAGGGACTGAACTGTCGAGATTACAATATCAGCCTTTCGCCAGTCATTTTTGTTTTCTTTGAATATCAGTGCGATGAAGTCTTTCTTTAGATATTTGACCATGTTTCGCTGAGCTTGATCTTCCAGCTCCAGTCGATCAACCAGGAACAAGACCCGGTGAGCGTTTCCGGTCTTGAGAAAGAGCTTCATTACTGCAGCAGAGATGAGAGTTTTCCCGGTTCCGGTAGCCATTTCGAACAGAAAACGGTTATTTCTCTTGCGGACTGCTCCCTGAATGGATTCTACTGCTCTTATCTGATATGGTCGTAAGAGGCTGAGATTATTCTTCTTGAGGTATTCAAGCCGGGTATCCTCGTTATGGAAATCAGGATTTTGATCATAGTCATGTTTTTGTGTTATGGCAATATATCCGGAAGTGATAATATCATTTATTAGGGCATCAGGATCGGGGTTGTAATGCTCATACCCCTTCATTGATTCGGGAGATGGGAATTTGGTTATGATGTATGGGTTGCCTTGCTGCGTATCCCAAAAATAGTGGAGATTGCCATTGGATAGGAGGATGAAACGGCAGTTCTGTGAACGTGCATAGGCTCGGGCTTGCTCTTTGCCGACGAGAGGATTATGTTTCTCAGATTTGGCTTCCAGAACGATGATGGGATGGGAGTGTTCATCCAACAGCAGAAAGTCAATGAAGCCTTTGGATGCCGACTCAAAGTCATTTCCGAACTCATCTATCGCTTTCTGGGTGATTTTGGTCTGGTTTTCCAAGACGATATTGGCTTTCTTCCCCTTTTCATCAAAGAATCTCCAGCCGGATTCCTTCAGCAGGTCGTTTATTTTTATTCTGGCGCTGGCTTCTTTACTCATTTCCGATAATCGTCAAGTTTCTTGCCATGCTCATCGAGCCAGTCAAGCCACCCGTTCGAAGACCTCCCTGTAACTAAATGAGAAGCGGCAGATGGACTCTTGAAATTATAATTGTCTCTGAGAATGTACTTTGTCCCAGTAGAGTCCAGATACAATGCTCCTTCTTTGATCATATCCAGTTTGTGTTGCAAAGAAGGTCCTTTGAATGATGACTTATGGTCTTTAATAACTTCTGATCCTTTTAAAAGAGTAAACTGCTTTGTTTTCTGGAAATACTCACCAGATGCTTTGACATCTTTGTTTGAAATATGTACCTTAATGCAATCTGGAGGTGGTGGAGGAGGCGGTTGTGGAGGTTCATCATCATCACCACCAGGTATCGTTTTATTCCATATCCTTTCAATAAGCTCGATAGCAATTGTTTTTTGATGTTGATTGATTAGTAATTGCTCGGCTATACTAAATACTGAACCACCGATCCTACGTTGAATAGTTTGTGCTTCGTTTTTAACGCTTTGGATAAGTTTGATAGTTGTAAGCTCTTCGAACATAGCTTCGGCTCTGTTTACTGCTTTTGTTCGGAAATTCTCTTTCTTCAAGATACTGTCGAAGAAAGCGCAAACCTCATCTATGTTGGCTGATTCGAGATTGAATTCGGCAAACAATGTATCTTGAAAATACCCTCCTCTGTGAGGAACATAGAATCGCCAAATGATCCCATCAGTAAGTATTCCTATAGCAATTCGATGATGAGCTTTGTAGGCATTTAATTGATCTTCAGAGTGTTTAATCGCAGATTTCATTAAATTTCCTGGAGACTTCACTTCAATGAATACTTCAGCGACTTTCGGAGTTTTATCAGCGAGGAAAAGGGCAATATCAACCCTACCAGTTGAGCCTTTGGGCAGACTCTCGGTTGGAATTTTTTCGACTTTGTATTCAGTATGAAATTCTGCAGGGTTCCACACATTCCACCCTAATTCAAGACACAGCCTGCCCACAAGCGAAAAACGGACATGCTGTTCATCCTTGAATGATCCATCTTTCAATAACTTACGGATGTCTTCAATAATCTGTTCCACCTATTCCTCACAGCGTGATTTACTTTTTTTTCAAGTATCTGCGAAAGAGTTTTCTGTCAACCACAAAATATGCGGCATCATAAAACATCCCTCAAGGCAGTGAAATTACGATTATGACCTATCAAGGTGTAATCTGTATAATGCCTGACTAACGTGTAAAATCTGGCTCTCTGGTCAAAACAACCTATATCACTATCCCTCAATATATTACGTGATGCACGCCTTGCCCTCTCTCCTTAGCATTACGGAGTCAATACGGACTTAGTCCGTAATGAGTCCGTATTGATTCCGTAATGCAAAGGGGGAAGAACGGGTTTATTTAGGTGCAAGAAAGGAGGTTTTCGGAGAAAATTGATAGAATATCTGGATAGTCTCATTGAAATTTGGCCGAGGGTTTTATGTTTTCGATTGACACAATCTGCGATATCTTATCTTGGGTTGACAAACACAAAGATTGAAGGTTGATTATGGATAAAGGACACAGATTCCTGCTCTGCGTCACCGGTGGAATCGCTGCCTATAAAGCGATCGATCTCGCCAGCCGGCTTGTCAAGTCCGGCTTTGAGGTGAAAAGCATCCTCACCGCCAATGCCGAGAGATTCGTTTCGGGCATGAACTTTGCGGCGATCACGCACAACGACGCGCACACCGATATGTGGACTGACACTGATCCGATTCCGCATATTACTTTGGCGGATTGGGCGGATTTGATCGTCGTTGCCCCCGCCACGGCAAACATCATGGCAAAAGCGGTGACCGGAATCGCAGACGATCTTTTGTCCTCTGTCTTGCTGGCGCACACGAAACCTGTGCTCTTTGTCCCAGCTATGAACGTGCACATGTATTCCCACCCCGCGACACAAGCCAATATCATATCCCTCAAAAGGTTGGGACACAATATTCTGGAACCGGTCACCGGCATGCTCGCCTGCGGCTATGAGGGCAAGGGAAAATATCCTCCCAACGCGGAAGTCCTCTATGCCATCCGCACTTATCTAAACTATTCGCAGGATATTAAAGGAATCAAGGTGTTAGTCAGCGCCGGTGCCACGATGGAAATGATCGATCCCATGCGGATGATCTCAAACCGCTCATCCGGCAAGATGGGTCTTGCCATTGCCAGAGCTTTGGCTCTGCGCGGAGCGCAAGTGACACTTGTCCATGCCGATATCCGTTGCACGATCCCATATTATTTGGATAAAGTCATTTACGCTCCCTCAGTTCAAGATATGCGCACAGCGGTGATAATGGAAGGAGCCGCTGCTGATTGGATCGTCAAATGTGCCGCGGTTTCGGATTTTAAACCTGAAACAAGCTCTCCGCGCAAGATCAAAAAAGGCGGTGATTTGAACCTGAAACTGGTGTCCACAACGGATATATTACTTGAACTCAGCACCCATAAAAACATCGGACAAAAGCTGATCGGCTTTGCCGCCGAAACTGAGGATCTGATCAAAAACGCGCGCCTCAAACTGGAAAAGAAAAAGCTGGATCTGATCTGCGTCAATCATCTGGACACCGTCGGTAAGGATGAAACCAAGCTCAGCCTGATATCCGCGGGAGCTAATAACGAGGACGTAATCGAGCTATCCGGGGATAAGTTCCACGTGGCGCACTTGCTCATCGACGCCATCAAGGCGCTATGAACAAAGGCTTTACGATCATCACAGGAGCAAACGGACAGGTGGGCAGCCATCTGGCACGAAGTTTCGCCACAAAGGGGATTTCGCTGCTGCTGTTATATCACGACCGACAAGACCGGCTCGCTGGATTCGATGACGCCAAAGCTGTCCTCACCCGCGCTTGCGACCTTGCCGATCCGATCAATTTGACCGCTTTTATCGAAGAAGCAAAGCGCGTCTTCAACCTGAACCCCACTGTTTTCATCCATTGCGCTTCGCTGCGCAGTTTCGATGCCAAAGCGCTGGTGGATTCCGATCCGGCGATCTTTCATAAAATACTAACTACGAACGTGATGGGTTTTTACCACGTCCTGCGATCTGTCCTGCCGGATATGATCTTTGAAAACTTCGGCAGGATCGTGGTTTTTGGCTCA from the Candidatus Cloacimonadaceae bacterium genome contains:
- a CDS encoding SDR family oxidoreductase, whose translation is MNKGFTIITGANGQVGSHLARSFATKGISLLLLYHDRQDRLAGFDDAKAVLTRACDLADPINLTAFIEEAKRVFNLNPTVFIHCASLRSFDAKALVDSDPAIFHKILTTNVMGFYHVLRSVLPDMIFENFGRIVVFGSAVTQTGLMQGSAYAAAKAAMVNIVKSTAREVASHNILINAISSAPIETNLEADYQGEYLQFRQDYFSRYQGSSPTGKLVSIKEIEAIVELLVKPELENLTAQEIFIHGASQ
- a CDS encoding DEAD/DEAH box helicase family protein, producing the protein MSKEASARIKINDLLKESGWRFFDEKGKKANIVLENQTKITQKAIDEFGNDFESASKGFIDFLLLDEHSHPIIVLEAKSEKHNPLVGKEQARAYARSQNCRFILLSNGNLHYFWDTQQGNPYIITKFPSPESMKGYEHYNPDPDALINDIITSGYIAITQKHDYDQNPDFHNEDTRLEYLKKNNLSLLRPYQIRAVESIQGAVRKRNNRFLFEMATGTGKTLISAAVMKLFLKTGNAHRVLFLVDRLELEDQAQRNMVKYLKKDFIALIFKENKNDWRKADIVISTVQSLLSGDKYRTQFSPTDFDLVISDEAHRSIGGNARAVFEYFVGYKLGLTATPKDYIKNAVPDGNSPRDYERRLLLDTYETFGCKSGTPTFRYSLVDGVKDGYLVSPTVIDARSQVTTQLLSDQGYAYVEPNPQGEDTITYFEEKDFEKRFYSRNTNITLCRAFMDNAAYDPISGEIGKSIIFTVSQKHATKITQILNVMADKMFPGRYNSDFAMQVTSIIPTAQQMSINFANNNLSGNAGFLSDYRTSKTRVCVTVGMMTTGYDCTDILNIALMRPIFSPSEFVQIKGRGTRKHDFCEQYIDPALKELHKDKIKTGFILFDFFAVCEYFEDKFDYDQVLALPDNGATTSTPVGGEPPQPQVTGAEIHTPDPLTKIDRKVISADGMKIDRMFFQKFEEKIKQDPVVKRGVDDGKWDFVLDYINQTMIDKPEEHFTLEKLRHSLQLDRRLTLREIVEKAFGLIPGFKSKDELLNTEFDKFISIYKPKSTDNIPALKYYFKAYVTDNRLRDIIDHKDYAELNTYPRFAMKDLRAVKDSWRIAIPEYIKDYVILNRYM
- the tcmP gene encoding three-Cys-motif partner protein TcmP, giving the protein MPSTDFFGSLEEHTRVKLLLYNKYLECYLSILTTIRYIHSIHIYDLFCGKGETDDGQRGSALIALNQVISICTDYPSSKQYYIHFSDKEQEYCDELQRRINLISLPANINYDITCTKFEDALIELAKQQEIISNINTIKTLFFIDPFGYSNAQPVDLLLLKANPNAEIMIFLPATSMYRFVNTIPVNTSLEKWKDFIGDSSSCSDVYQFVYSINERFISLGYYSGYFILQNQSCGNKYALLFISSNLLGLHKFNEVKWKLDPHEGFRMDSDFSNLVVPSVSEDLLAKTLYKMKTDLIKHIDSLPSKTISNNSLYEYLLLNRFLPKHFNGIFKTDKFLKIAYTEGSIKGTYLVERPIINVL
- the coaBC gene encoding bifunctional phosphopantothenoylcysteine decarboxylase/phosphopantothenate--cysteine ligase CoaBC; translation: MDKGHRFLLCVTGGIAAYKAIDLASRLVKSGFEVKSILTANAERFVSGMNFAAITHNDAHTDMWTDTDPIPHITLADWADLIVVAPATANIMAKAVTGIADDLLSSVLLAHTKPVLFVPAMNVHMYSHPATQANIISLKRLGHNILEPVTGMLACGYEGKGKYPPNAEVLYAIRTYLNYSQDIKGIKVLVSAGATMEMIDPMRMISNRSSGKMGLAIARALALRGAQVTLVHADIRCTIPYYLDKVIYAPSVQDMRTAVIMEGAAADWIVKCAAVSDFKPETSSPRKIKKGGDLNLKLVSTTDILLELSTHKNIGQKLIGFAAETEDLIKNARLKLEKKKLDLICVNHLDTVGKDETKLSLISAGANNEDVIELSGDKFHVAHLLIDAIKAL
- a CDS encoding DUF4357 domain-containing protein, which gives rise to MEQIIEDIRKLLKDGSFKDEQHVRFSLVGRLCLELGWNVWNPAEFHTEYKVEKIPTESLPKGSTGRVDIALFLADKTPKVAEVFIEVKSPGNLMKSAIKHSEDQLNAYKAHHRIAIGILTDGIIWRFYVPHRGGYFQDTLFAEFNLESANIDEVCAFFDSILKKENFRTKAVNRAEAMFEELTTIKLIQSVKNEAQTIQRRIGGSVFSIAEQLLINQHQKTIAIELIERIWNKTIPGGDDDEPPQPPPPPPPDCIKVHISNKDVKASGEYFQKTKQFTLLKGSEVIKDHKSSFKGPSLQHKLDMIKEGALYLDSTGTKYILRDNYNFKSPSAASHLVTGRSSNGWLDWLDEHGKKLDDYRK
- a CDS encoding N-6 DNA methylase, which translates into the protein MLDSITKKKIDDAKDILVGKVPVPSSQVEQITIALIYKFMYDMDNESIELGGNPKYFAKDFAPYAWNKLFDPKLSGEGRVMLYQDALAKIPNNAQIPALFRDIFKNAFLPYRDPETLKLFLKCIDEFTYEHSEKLGDAFEYLLAVLGSQGDAGQFRTPRHIIDFMVELIDPQREDSILDPACGTAGFLISAYKHIIKTNSSNYDKDKDPHTFATHGIPLDELVIQNGKKYAGDLLTPDQRAFMHKNLKGYDIAFEMVRLSLVNMYLHGFNTPQIYEYDTLTSTERWNEYANVILANPPFMTPKGGIRPHQRFSIQAKRSEVLFVDYMLEHLTNNGRAGIIVPEGIIFQGSNAYKQLRKLLVEENYLVGVISLPGGVFNPYSGVKTSILWIDKALAKKTDKIIFLKVNNDGFDLGAQRRPIEANDLPAAFANAMTYKETVLTEKEYIVPDKNVILVEKSKLADSGDYNLSGERYISPASNCLTYETVRLEDICSKKAQYGSGASKAAFDGETRYIRITDIYNDGNLKDTEKVSPSEIEDQYLLNEDDLLFARSGSVGRAYLHRQKGRYIFAGYLIRFIIDRNKALPGFIFYLTKSESYAQWITSQSKTGTISNINAQQYSNLPIPLPPLSVQQEIAAELDSYQKIIDGAKQVVENWKPHINIDPEWELYSLQDVTVVNPLKSEIYGLSQDTIVSFVPMSDLGANRMSFDAQISKPIREILMGSYTYFRDSDVILAKVTPCFENGKAGIAQNLVNSIGFGSSEFYVFRCSDRVLPQWIYFFLTSSDFKSLAILNMTGTGGLQRIPKEFVKNYKIPLPELPIQQAIVDRIENEQKLVNANRQLIALYEQKIKDRINKLWNENA